The sequence below is a genomic window from Rudanella lutea DSM 19387.
CTGATAAAGGCATCCATCAGCGTCATGGCCACCACCGACTGCACCATCACCGCCTGATCGAACGGCAAGCGGGCTTTGGTCGATACCAGACCCGCAATGTTCATCCAGTGACCGCCGGGGCTTATTTTTTTGAAGCCGATAGACATATGCCCCGAGGTATTGATAGCGAAGGGGTTGCAGTCCCAGTACGAGGCAATAAAACGCTGCTCGGCGGTCAGGTTTTTGCCGGTTTGGTACACCTCCTGCATCATCCGGTAAAAGGCGCTCGTGGTGTCTTTGCTGAACGCAACCGGCGGCTTGGGCTTAAACTGCCCGCAGGAGTCGATTAGCATGGGCCGGATGGTGCGCCAGTGCGGTTCAATGGCTTCGATATAGCCCGGTGGCGTAGGGTACCAGTAGCCGTCGGCTTTGGTGGGCCGGTACCGCAGCCGGGCGCTCAGTTTCGAGTAATTGTCGGCAGCCGCGTAGGCCAGCACCTGTTTGGCTACGGCCTGCGCCACGCTCACCGACTGTGCCACCAGCGCGTCGGGGTAATGTCCTTTCAGTTCGGCCAGGAACTTGGTCTGTTCGTCGGCCAGCATATAGCCCGAGGGCAGAATCAGCCGACCCGTCTCCAGCATACAATACAGGGCCGCAATCTGGTAGTCGTAGGGTTTGCTTTTGTCGACCGTCAGGGGCTTAAAGCTGCGGACCAGCCGGGCGGGCGAGACACCGCCGGCTTGCTGCCGGGCCACAATTTCGTGGGCTCCAAGCAGGCAATAGGTATAAAAACGACTGGCCGCCGGTGGATTGGCCACATCGTGGATCATTACCATCGTGAGGGCAAAGACAGTCGGCTGCAGCCGGGCGTTCAGATCGGGCCGGGCGGCTTTGGCCGGGCTAATCCAAACGATCAAAAGCAGGCAAATTAATACATATCGCTTCATTATTTTTCCCGTTTGTAGGCCTGTAGGGGTTGATTAAACGCCCCTATCAGCCAATAAGGTACCTGCCCAATCTTCATCGACACCACCGATTTGACATCTCCCCGCACCGACAGCCCGGCCGTAGGCTGACTCACGTACGTGAAGTTACCCTTACCATCACCGGTCAGCAGGCAACCGTAGTTTGCATCCATACTGCCCAGTTTCAGCCTGTTGTCCGATTTGTTGCCCAGCAGCAGCAAATCCGGGTGACCGTCGCCGTTGAAATCGTCGGCCATCAGTTGGGTAACCGGCGCGAGTTGGGCCTGAATGGGTAATACCTGTTTCGTAAACCGTCCGCCTTCGTTCAGGAAAACACAGGTCTGATTCTCGGTCACGGTTAGTTTGCGGGCCAGTTTCAGTTCTTCGGGCGTCAGAATTTTGTCCAAGGGCGCGTCGGCGTAGTCCTTGTAGAATCCGAAGCGCTTCCGCATGGCGTAAATCTGGTCGTTCAGTTCGTCTCGGCTCACAAAGGGGTACGATACGCCCTGCACGTAAAAGCAGAAGAAGGGGTCTATGGAGCCGTTTTTGTCGAAATCGGCG
It includes:
- a CDS encoding vanadium-dependent haloperoxidase translates to MKRYVLICLLLIVWISPAKAARPDLNARLQPTVFALTMVMIHDVANPPAASRFYTYCLLGAHEIVARQQAGGVSPARLVRSFKPLTVDKSKPYDYQIAALYCMLETGRLILPSGYMLADEQTKFLAELKGHYPDALVAQSVSVAQAVAKQVLAYAAADNYSKLSARLRYRPTKADGYWYPTPPGYIEAIEPHWRTIRPMLIDSCGQFKPKPPVAFSKDTTSAFYRMMQEVYQTGKNLTAEQRFIASYWDCNPFAINTSGHMSIGFKKISPGGHWMNIAGLVSTKARLPFDQAVMVQSVVAMTLMDAFISCWDEKYRSNRIRPETAINRYLNPRWQPLLQTPPFPEYTSGHSVISSAVAEVLSYLIGPDFSFTDTTETIFELPERSFTSFRQAAEEASISRLYGGIHYRDAIENGQAQGRAIGTFVVEKLRKVGVKPQTGQVARLKP